The Methylobacterium currus genome contains a region encoding:
- a CDS encoding PAS domain S-box protein, with protein sequence MAVYWGPELLILYNLSWGALVGGKHPGALGRPARDVFPEAWHELGPMFARVLDGGEAVEVQDQRLVLDRNGMPEDTWFTYSLNPILDAEGRVAGILNVAQETTGRVRAASGLVESEERFRSFAENSADVLWIANPDGGRLEYLSPAYERVGGDRRELVMGDLARWASLVHPEDRERAYAAMPRLLSGETHTVEYRIVRPDDGAVRHIRDTGFPIRDAGGGLRRLGGIAQDVTAEHAREEALERRIAESTAEHDRVWRNSRDLLVVVGVDGVFRAVNPAWKAILGHDPAEVVGRSFQEFIWPEDDVVTRTALTYAATAEDLTAFENRYRHRDGTPRWISWHTAAEGDIVYAYGRDVTAEKERTAALAEAEEALRQSQKMEAIGQLTGGVAHDFNNLLTIIRSSVDFLRRPDLPEERRRRYLDAVSDTVERAAKLTGQLLSFARRQALKAEVFDVVACLRGVAEMLDTVTGGRIRVVTELPDVACFVRADRSQFETALVNMAVNARDAMDGEGTLKLRLACGVGKPAIRGHAPVPGPFAAVSLTDTGCGIPPEAVGRIFEPFFTTKDIGKGTGLGLSQVFGFAKQSGGDVGVASAPGRGTTFTLYLPETEPGNSEGVQQPETEDAATVGGAGRRVMVVEDNVEVGRFATQILEDLGYETIWAANASEALAHLGGARHDFDAVFSDVVMPGMNGVELAREIRRRWPDLPVVLTSGYSHVLAQEGGHGFELLQKPYSAEQLSRILQRVARAPVGT encoded by the coding sequence ATGGCGGTCTACTGGGGTCCGGAGCTCCTCATCCTCTACAACCTCTCATGGGGAGCGCTTGTCGGCGGCAAGCATCCCGGCGCCCTGGGTCGACCGGCGCGGGACGTCTTTCCCGAGGCGTGGCACGAACTCGGGCCGATGTTCGCCCGAGTTCTCGACGGCGGCGAAGCCGTGGAGGTGCAGGACCAGCGGCTCGTCCTCGACCGGAACGGCATGCCCGAGGACACCTGGTTTACCTACAGCCTTAATCCGATTCTCGACGCGGAGGGTCGGGTCGCCGGCATCCTGAACGTCGCGCAGGAGACGACTGGGCGCGTGCGCGCCGCCTCCGGCTTGGTCGAGAGCGAGGAACGGTTCCGCAGCTTCGCGGAGAACTCGGCCGACGTGCTCTGGATCGCGAACCCGGATGGGGGCCGGCTTGAGTACCTGAGCCCGGCCTACGAGCGCGTCGGGGGTGACCGGCGCGAACTGGTGATGGGCGACCTCGCGCGCTGGGCCTCGCTCGTCCACCCGGAAGACCGGGAGCGTGCCTACGCGGCTATGCCGCGCCTGCTCTCCGGCGAGACCCACACCGTCGAGTACCGCATCGTGCGGCCGGACGACGGGGCCGTGCGCCACATACGCGACACGGGTTTCCCTATTCGCGACGCTGGAGGCGGCCTGCGGCGCTTGGGTGGCATAGCGCAGGACGTCACCGCGGAGCACGCCCGGGAGGAGGCGCTTGAGCGCCGCATCGCTGAGAGCACGGCTGAGCACGACCGGGTCTGGCGCAACTCGCGCGACCTGCTGGTGGTGGTCGGCGTCGACGGGGTATTCCGCGCGGTGAACCCGGCCTGGAAGGCGATCCTGGGCCACGACCCGGCCGAGGTGGTGGGACGCAGCTTCCAGGAGTTCATCTGGCCCGAGGACGACGTCGTCACGCGTACGGCACTGACCTACGCGGCCACGGCGGAGGACCTCACGGCCTTCGAGAACCGCTACCGCCACCGGGACGGCACGCCGCGCTGGATCTCCTGGCACACGGCCGCCGAGGGCGACATCGTCTACGCCTACGGGCGCGACGTCACCGCCGAGAAGGAGCGGACGGCGGCGCTCGCCGAGGCGGAAGAGGCCCTGCGGCAATCCCAGAAGATGGAGGCCATCGGTCAGTTGACCGGGGGCGTGGCGCACGACTTCAACAACCTTCTCACCATCATCCGCTCGTCGGTCGACTTCCTGCGCCGGCCCGACCTGCCGGAGGAGCGTCGCCGCCGCTACCTGGATGCGGTCTCGGATACGGTGGAACGGGCCGCCAAGCTCACCGGGCAGCTCCTCTCGTTCGCGAGGAGGCAAGCGCTCAAGGCGGAAGTCTTCGACGTCGTCGCGTGCCTGCGGGGCGTGGCGGAGATGCTCGATACCGTCACCGGCGGGCGTATCCGCGTGGTGACCGAGCTTCCGGACGTCGCCTGCTTCGTGCGTGCCGACCGCAGCCAGTTCGAGACGGCGCTTGTCAACATGGCGGTGAACGCCCGCGACGCCATGGACGGCGAGGGCACCCTGAAGCTGCGCCTGGCGTGCGGGGTGGGCAAGCCCGCCATCCGCGGGCACGCCCCGGTGCCGGGACCCTTCGCCGCCGTGTCGCTGACGGATACGGGCTGCGGCATCCCGCCTGAGGCCGTCGGGCGGATCTTCGAGCCGTTCTTCACCACCAAGGACATCGGGAAGGGCACGGGGCTCGGGCTGTCCCAGGTTTTCGGGTTCGCCAAGCAGTCGGGCGGCGACGTGGGCGTGGCGAGCGCGCCGGGGCGCGGCACCACCTTCACGCTCTACTTGCCCGAGACGGAGCCGGGCAACTCCGAAGGGGTCCAACAGCCCGAGACCGAGGACGCGGCGACCGTCGGCGGAGCCGGCCGGCGCGTGATGGTGGTGGAGGACAACGTCGAGGTCGGGCGTTTCGCGACGCAGATCCTTGAGGACCTTGGCTACGAGACGATCTGGGCGGCTAACGCCTCGGAGGCGCTGGCTCATCTTGGCGGGGCCCGACACGACTTCGACGCGGTGTTCTCGGACGTCGTGATGCCGGGCATGAACGGGGTCGAGCTCGCGCGCGAGATCCGGCGACGGTGGCCGGACCTGCCCGTGGTGCTTACCTCCGGCTACAGTCACGTGCTCGCCCAGGAAGGCGGTCACGGCTTCGAGCTCCTTCAGAAGCCGTACTCCGCCGAGCAGCTCTCGCGCATCCTCCAGCGCGTGGCCCGTGCACCTGTCGGCACGTGA